The Haloarcula rubripromontorii genomic interval GACCGGCCCGGAACAGCCACGTACAGGACCTGGTCGAACACGAGTCCGCGGTAGGCTCCCGCCGGGGTCATGGCGAGCGCCCCGCCAAGGGTGCCCGTTGTGACACCGGCGTCAAGCGCTGCGAACACCGCCAGATCGCTTCCGACAGTGAGGACAAGCAGCCCGGCGAGTGCGAGCACGAGCGCTCGGCCCCGGCTGCCGGCGAGCGCTGACAGCAGGAACGCGATAGTCAGCGAGGAGAGCGCATACAGGACAGTCAGCGCGATAAATCGGATAAACAGGACCGGTGAGTCGACACCGCGATGACTCGCAAACACCGTCGTTTCCGGTCCTGCTGTCGTCGCCACGTTGATGCCCAGCGCCAGCAACGGGACGACGACAATAGTGAGCAACAGCAGGGCGCGGCCCGCGTACACTCCGCCGACGTACGACCACGTCGATAGCGGGTAGGTGTCGAGGATATCGAGTTCGCCACGGACGGCGGGGTCAGCGATCGCACGATAGCCGACAGCAAAGGCAAGCGTCGGCACGAGGACTTCGACGGCGACGAGGGTATCAACGACGGTTGGAACGTAGCCGCCGGCTGGGCCACCGCCGGCATGGGCGAGGCCGAACAGGACACTCCCCGTGACCACACCGAGCGCGATATAGGTGCGTGTCCTGACTGCGCTCCGGACTTCTCGGACGAAGACCGTCCAGAAGCGGTTGCCCGCTGTCATGGCTCCTCTCCCCCCGGTGCAGCGACAGTGGCTCTGTCCTGTTCTAGAAGCGCTGTAAACGTCTCGTGGAGCGGCCCGCCGGTCTGTTCCCGCAGGGATGCAACCGACCCGGTTCGGACAAGGCGACCGGATTCGAGCACAACCAGTCGGTCAGCCGTTTGCTCGACGAGTGGCAGTTCGTGCGAGCACAGAACCACGGCACGGCCGGCGTCGGCAATCGATTCGACGATGTCGAATATCAGTCGGCTCATCGCCGGGTCGAGCCCGCTTGCTGGTTCGTCGAGCATCACAATCGGCGGGTCACCGGCCAGTGCCTGTGCGATTCCCAGAAGGCGCGTCATTCCCCCGGAGAGTCCTGAGACGGGACGGCTGGCCACTTCTTCGAGGCCGACACGCTCAAGCAGCCGGTCCGGGTCGTCGTCGACGAGGTCCGCGTAGAATCCGGCCGTCTCCCGGACGCTGAACCCCGGTCGGAAGGTCGGTCGCTGTGGCAGGTAGCCCAGTTGCCGTTCGGCATCGGGGCCGCTGTACGAGATAGTCCCGCTGGTGGGTCGCTCGACGCCCAGAAGCATGCGCAGGAGCGTCGTTTTCCCGGACCCGTTCGGACCGATGAATCCGGTGACGGCGTTCGACGGGATGTCGAGCGATACTTCTGAAACGGCCGTCACGTCACCGTACGATTTCGTGACTTCCGCCGCCGTGAGATACGTCTCGCCAGTCATACTGGGACCTCCGTGGCTGTCTCGTTTCGAAGACGCCTGACGGTCTCGGGATTCGCAGGGTCTGACAGGGGTGCCCTGTCGACGATACTTCCCCGGCGAAAGCCGGGCGTGGTGCCACGAAGCGCTCGGAGACCTCGGACGCTCGGTGCCGACCTGAGGACGATGGCGGCGTCAGTCTGATGGAGCTGACGGTCGACGGAATCGGTGGGTGAGTAGGACTGTGCCAGCACCGGGCCAGTCCCGCCAGTGAGGTCGTACGCGCCGCTCCAGTAGTTCCCTCTGCCGTCGTGCGTGTACACACGTAGCGGCCCCGGTCCCGAGACAGCGTGACGGTCGTTCGCGATGAAATCGTTCTCGGTGACGATGTTCGACGGGACGACTGTCGACGCTCGCACGCCGATGTCGTTCCCGTAGAGGACGTTGTGTTCGTACAGGGACCGGTCGGCGTTGGTTGACATCGCCTGGGTAGTGTCGACTACCACGTTGTGCGCAATATAGCTCCGGGAGCCGGCTAACATGACGCCACTCCCGGAGTGGCGCACGTCGTTCCCGACGATGGCGTTCGCCACGGGGTTCGTCATGACGACGACGCCGGCGTACTCCTGTCCCCGGGCGACATTGTCGGCGACGAGCGACCGCGAGGTGTACATGAGGTGGACGCCGAAGCGGTTGTCCCGGAACGTGTTGTTCCGGACGGCGGTCCCGTCGGCCCGGTGGAGATACACGCCGTCACGCCCGCCGTTGAAGACCGAATTCTGCACGACAACCGGTCCATGCATTCCGATAACACCCATGAATCCATCCTGCCAGTCTGCCGTCCCGTTGACCGTGACGTTCTCGACGACCGAGCCGGAGGCCTGTCGCAGAACGACGCCGCTTGCGGGCGTCTCGACGGTGAGGTTCGCAACGTACAGTCCGGAGACGTTGCGACCGGTCACGGCGGCATCGCTGTTTCCGTAGGCAGTCGTCACAGTCGCGTCCCAGGCGCTGTCGTTGGTCTTCGTCGGGTCGCCGACCGTCGTGTTGCCGACACCGACGACGTTGAAGCCGGTGACACCGACCCGGTCTGCGGTCACGGTGACGACAGTTCCGTTCTCCCCACCGTCAAGCGTCGCTCCGGGGCCGCTGAGGGTGAGTGGCTTGTCTATCGTCACCTGCTCGTCGTACGTGCCGGCGGGGACGACGACTGTCGTGTTCGGCGGGGCCGCATCGACGGCCGCCTGTACGGTCGGAGCATCGGTTCCGACCTCGACCGAGACAGGTCGATCTCGACGCTGTCGTGCCGCCCGTACGGTGGCGTTCGCATCTTTTTCCCGCGGACCGACCTGTTGTCGGACTGTTGCCGCCTGTTCGAGGTCGAACGACCGGGTTTGGAGTGTGTCCCAGTCGATGATTTGCCCGCCACAGCTATCGGCGAACGCTGCGGCGTCGTCCCGGTCAGCAAAGGGCACAACCGCCGGCCCAGACGGGACCCGCGCCGACCCGTCGACGACGTAGTGGGCCTGATTGGCCTCGACCCAGTCCGGCGGCGTTGCGGTCCGAAGCGAGCCATCGTCGCCGCACCTGACCGGCCGGTCGCTGTAGTCGGAAACGTACACCGCGAGCGGATACCCGAACTGCTGCTCGTGTCCCGGCTCCGTGAGCGCTGTCACAGCCTGACCGATACCGACGTAGCCGACGACGTAGCGGTACTGCGAGTAGAAGACTTGCGCGCGCGGAACGCTGATGCTCCGATTCCGGGCGATCTGTTCGTCGGCCGCCGTAACACCGCGTTGCACAGTGTTGTCGAACGCCACCGGGTCGGGGCGGGCGCTGGTGGTGTCGACGGCAAACGACGCAGCGAAAACCAGTGTACTGAGAACTACCGCGAGTAGCGCGAAGACTTGCACAGTCGTCAGAGCTGGTCGCATCTACCGGCACTACAGGCGATGTGCCATTACAGTATGTGGTGTGGCTCTCGAAACTGGCAGCGCACCCGCACACGGTCAATCACACCAGACCGGAACCCGGCTCTGGGGGCGTTCGAGTAGTGTCGGCATCCTCTCCGTCATAAAGTCGCCTACGTTTTACCGGTCGGCTACTTGTAGCTGCGCGCTCATTATTCAGCGTAACAATGGGCACCGATCAAAACCGAAATCCCCGTGCCGAGCAGACAGTCTGTCCGTACTGCGGCGTCGGCTGTACGATACAGTACGCGGACAACGGAAAGGCGACCGGCACAGCGGGGCCAGTAAACACGAAAGGGGAGATCTGTCCGAAGGGCGGAGCCGCGTACGACGTGGTCGAACACGAGGACCGGCTAACCCAGCCACTCGTCCGTGCGAACGGGCAGTTCGCCACTGCGCCCTGGGAAACCGCCATGGCTCGCGTGGCCGACCGGCTCGGGAATATCATCGACCAGCACGGGCCAGACGCCGTCGAGTTCTTCGCGTCCTCGAACTGCACGAACGAGGAAAATTACGTCTTTCAGAAGATCGCGCGGATGCTCGGCACCAACAACGTCGACAACTGCGCTCGCCTCTGTCATTCGTCGACGGTCGCCGCGATGAGCGAGCGGTTCGGTGCCGGGGCGATGACGAACACGCTCGATGACCTCGCGGAAACCGACTGTCTGCTCGTCACCGGGGCGAACCCGGCCGAACAGCACCCTGTCATCTTCCGGTCGTACTTCCTGCCGGCGATTCGAAACGGGGCGACGCTCATCCATATCGACCCGCGCGAAACGGACACGACCGATGCCGCCGACATCCACCTCGACGTCCGTCCCGGATACGATATCCAGCTCCTCAATTCGATGGCGAAGGTCGTTCTCGACGAGGACCTCGTCGACGAGTCCTTTATCGAGGCCCGAACGACCGGCTATTCGGAGTTGACGGCACATCTCGACAATGTCGATATCGGATTGGGTGCCGACGTGGCCGGCGTTGACCCGGAAGCCGTTCGAGAGGCGGCCCGAGCATACGCCGAGGCCGATACGGCGGCAATCGTCACCGGGATGGGAATGAGCCAACACACGTGCGGGACCGACAACGTCCACGCGCTGTTGAACCTCGCGCTGTTGACCGGCAACGTCGGTCGCCCGGGAACCGGTGTGAACCCGCTCCGTGGCCAGAACAACGTTCAGGGGGCCGGCGACGTTGGCGCGCTTCCCAGCGTGCTCCCCGGCTACGAACCCGTTACCGACCCGGATGCTCGACAGCGTGTCGCCGACGAGTGGGGTGTCGAACCGCCGAGCGAACCCGGCCTGACGGAGACGGCGGCGACACACCAGTTCGGTGATTCGGTCAAGGCCGCAGTCGTGTTCGGCGAGAACCCGGCTGTCACAGAACCGAACGCCAGTTCCGTCAGGGCCGGCTTCGACGACCTCGATTTCTGCGTCGTCATCGATCTCTTCGAGACAGCGACCGTCGACCACGCGGATGTCGTGCTTCCGGGAAGCAGCTGGGCGGAGAAAGCGGGGACCGTGACCAATACGGACCGGCGGGTGATGCGGATGCGGCCGAACGCCGATCTGCCCGGAAACGCCCGCCGGGACCTCGATATCCTCACAGACCTCGGTCAGCGGTTGGTCGACCAGCCGGGCGAGTTCGACTACGACGGGCCTGAAGCGGTGTTCGAAGAACTAACGCGGGTCAATCCGCTGTACGCCGGCATGAGTTACGACGGCATCGGTCGGAGCTACCAGCGCTGGCCGTTCCCGGCAGACGCCGATTCCGGAACCGACGTGCTCCACACGGAGACGTTCGCCTCGGGCGAGCAAACGGCACCGCTACGCCCGGTCTCGCCGACGCCGCCAGCCGATGCCGTCTCCGGGGACCAGCTCGTGCTCACGACGGGACGCACGCTCCAGCACTTCAACAGCGGCGCGCTCACTCGCCGGTCGGAGACGCTCATGCGAATGCGCGGAGAGGACGTACTCGAAATCCATCCGGACGACGCTGCCGCCCGCGATATCGAGGACGGCGATGCTGTTGTCGTCGAGAACGGCCGGGGCAGCGTGACGGTGTCGGCAGCTGTGACGGCGGCTATTCGGCCCGGTGTCGTGTTCTGTACGTTCCACTATCTGGACCCGCTCGCAAACGCCCTTACCGGTGACTCGCTCGATCCAGTCGCCGAGATTCCCGAGTACAAGCATTCGGCAGTGCAGGTGCGAAAGCCATCGGCCACATAGGCTCGCCGACGAATCCGGAGAGGCCACGGGGCCTGGCTGGAGGGCCAGAGCAGGTCTTGCGGGCGGTGTGAGACTCGCCGAGGGGGCACGATAGCATGCATCCCGGCGGCTGGCGTTCGACAGAGGGCTGTTCTTCAGAGTAGTGGAGCGGCTTGCGAATATATGGGGTATAAAACAATTACTACGTTTCCCAGGGCAGTGGAGTAGGCACAATGGTGATTCCACTCGGACGTGTATCGCTACCTATGATTGGCAGTCAATCAAACAGGAAACTCAGTGCGGCTTTCGTACTCGTCCAGGGCGTGGTAACTGCGCTCTTCCCGCAGATAAGTATCAAACTTATCAAGCGTATGATCGGGAAGAACTTCGACAATGCGTCCGAACTCGAAGTGAAACCAGCGTATCGCCGACAGTTGCGCGCGGTTGGCGTGGGGATGATCGCCGCAGCCGGGACGGATCTACTGTTGCAGAGCACTGCCGAAAAGGAAAGCGAGCCGTCCTTGGCTGGTGAAGATAGCGAGTAACACCGGCAACCACGGAAGACGGATATCACTGGGTGCGAGTCAGGCCCGGTGCAGAGCCGTCGATCACTCCAGTCTCACGACGCGTGCAGCACCGACCACGTTTAATCGTCGCTGTCGACAGGTGCCTCGGTGCCGGCGTCGCGGACCTGTGTGGCTTCACTCTCCACGTTGACGCCTTCCCAGTCGTGGTCCGTGTGGAACCCCTCGCGTTCTTTCGCACTCTGGGCGACACGGATGAACTCCGCCTTGTCGCGGGCCGCAGCGATGGTCTGTCCGCCACAGTAGGAGAGCCCGGAGCGAATGCCGGCACAGAACTCCTCGGCCACAGCAGCGACCGAGCCTTTGTACGGGGTCAGTGCCTCGACCCCCTCGTCGGCGCTGACGTTGTTCTGCTTGTCGTCACGGTCCTCGGCCGCGGCGGTAGTCGCCATCCCCCGCGACCGCTTGTACCGCGTCCCATCGACTTCGACGATAGCACCGGGGGCCTCCTCCGTGCCGGCAAAGAGGCTTCCGAGCATCAC includes:
- a CDS encoding ABC transporter permease is translated as MTAGNRFWTVFVREVRSAVRTRTYIALGVVTGSVLFGLAHAGGGPAGGYVPTVVDTLVAVEVLVPTLAFAVGYRAIADPAVRGELDILDTYPLSTWSYVGGVYAGRALLLLTIVVVPLLALGINVATTAGPETTVFASHRGVDSPVLFIRFIALTVLYALSSLTIAFLLSALAGSRGRALVLALAGLLVLTVGSDLAVFAALDAGVTTGTLGGALAMTPAGAYRGLVFDQVLYVAVPGRSAFVPTWVAALSLLFWWGLTFVGAMLATDAA
- a CDS encoding ABC transporter ATP-binding protein, with translation MTGETYLTAAEVTKSYGDVTAVSEVSLDIPSNAVTGFIGPNGSGKTTLLRMLLGVERPTSGTISYSGPDAERQLGYLPQRPTFRPGFSVRETAGFYADLVDDDPDRLLERVGLEEVASRPVSGLSGGMTRLLGIAQALAGDPPIVMLDEPASGLDPAMSRLIFDIVESIADAGRAVVLCSHELPLVEQTADRLVVLESGRLVRTGSVASLREQTGGPLHETFTALLEQDRATVAAPGGEEP
- a CDS encoding NosD domain-containing protein, whose amino-acid sequence is MRPALTTVQVFALLAVVLSTLVFAASFAVDTTSARPDPVAFDNTVQRGVTAADEQIARNRSISVPRAQVFYSQYRYVVGYVGIGQAVTALTEPGHEQQFGYPLAVYVSDYSDRPVRCGDDGSLRTATPPDWVEANQAHYVVDGSARVPSGPAVVPFADRDDAAAFADSCGGQIIDWDTLQTRSFDLEQAATVRQQVGPREKDANATVRAARQRRDRPVSVEVGTDAPTVQAAVDAAPPNTTVVVPAGTYDEQVTIDKPLTLSGPGATLDGGENGTVVTVTADRVGVTGFNVVGVGNTTVGDPTKTNDSAWDATVTTAYGNSDAAVTGRNVSGLYVANLTVETPASGVVLRQASGSVVENVTVNGTADWQDGFMGVIGMHGPVVVQNSVFNGGRDGVYLHRADGTAVRNNTFRDNRFGVHLMYTSRSLVADNVARGQEYAGVVVMTNPVANAIVGNDVRHSGSGVMLAGSRSYIAHNVVVDTTQAMSTNADRSLYEHNVLYGNDIGVRASTVVPSNIVTENDFIANDRHAVSGPGPLRVYTHDGRGNYWSGAYDLTGGTGPVLAQSYSPTDSVDRQLHQTDAAIVLRSAPSVRGLRALRGTTPGFRRGSIVDRAPLSDPANPETVRRLRNETATEVPV
- the fdhF gene encoding formate dehydrogenase subunit alpha, whose translation is MGTDQNRNPRAEQTVCPYCGVGCTIQYADNGKATGTAGPVNTKGEICPKGGAAYDVVEHEDRLTQPLVRANGQFATAPWETAMARVADRLGNIIDQHGPDAVEFFASSNCTNEENYVFQKIARMLGTNNVDNCARLCHSSTVAAMSERFGAGAMTNTLDDLAETDCLLVTGANPAEQHPVIFRSYFLPAIRNGATLIHIDPRETDTTDAADIHLDVRPGYDIQLLNSMAKVVLDEDLVDESFIEARTTGYSELTAHLDNVDIGLGADVAGVDPEAVREAARAYAEADTAAIVTGMGMSQHTCGTDNVHALLNLALLTGNVGRPGTGVNPLRGQNNVQGAGDVGALPSVLPGYEPVTDPDARQRVADEWGVEPPSEPGLTETAATHQFGDSVKAAVVFGENPAVTEPNASSVRAGFDDLDFCVVIDLFETATVDHADVVLPGSSWAEKAGTVTNTDRRVMRMRPNADLPGNARRDLDILTDLGQRLVDQPGEFDYDGPEAVFEELTRVNPLYAGMSYDGIGRSYQRWPFPADADSGTDVLHTETFASGEQTAPLRPVSPTPPADAVSGDQLVLTTGRTLQHFNSGALTRRSETLMRMRGEDVLEIHPDDAAARDIEDGDAVVVENGRGSVTVSAAVTAAIRPGVVFCTFHYLDPLANALTGDSLDPVAEIPEYKHSAVQVRKPSAT